The Rudaeicoccus suwonensis sequence GACGCCGTTCTGAAACCGACCGCGAACGACGTTGGTGACATTGACTTTTCCGACAATACCGTGGCTGCCGGCGGGATCCTTGGCGTGGACCAGGAAGGTCCGGTGATCCAGACTCTGCCGGGACAGGTGCCACTGCAGGTCGTCGGGGTTGACCGGATTCCATTCGCCGATGCGCGCGCGGGACGCCGTCACCGCCAGGCGATAGGCCGGTATGTCGGCGGCGTCCACGGTGGCCACCCACACCCGCTCACCCGTCGCGGTCAGTGGCTCCACCGGTCCAGTCACCATCGCATCCTTGCACCGACCCGGGACCGGCGCGCGCACGCCGCGCTCAGCGGACCACCTTGCCGCGCAACACGATCCGGCTCGGTGCTGCGAGGACACGCACGTCTTCGCGTGGATCCGACTCGTAGACAACGAAGTCCGCGCTCTCGCCCTCGGCGATGCCCGGCCGGCCGAGCCACTGCCGCGCACCCCAGGTCGCGGCATCGAGGGCCTCGAGGTTCGTCATGCCGGCGCGGGTGAGCTCCTCGACCTCGGCGGCGGCCAGGCCGTGCGGCAGCTGGCCGCCCGCATCGGTGCCCACCCAGATCGGCACCCCCGCCTCGTGCGCCGCCGCGATCGTGGCGTAGCGACGCTCGTAGAGGTCTCGCATGTGCGCTGCGTATGCCGGGAACTTCGCTTCCCCCGCGTCGGCGAACTTCGGGAAGTTCTCGATGTTGACCAGCGTCGGAACGATCGAAATCCCTTGGCGCGCAAATAGATCGATGGAGTCCTCTTGCAGACCGGGCGCGTGTTCGATGCAGTCGGTGCCGGCGGCGGCGAAGTCCAGCAGCGACTCTTCGCCGAAGCAGTGCGCGGTGACTCGGGCACCCTCCTCGTGCGCTGTGGCGATAGCTGCCGTCAGCGCCTCCCGGGGCCAGCACGGCGCCAGGTCGCCACGGTCGCGGTCGATCCAGTCCCCTACCAGCTTGACCCAGCCGTCGCCGCGGCGCGCCTCCTGGCGCACGTAGGCGACCAGGTCCTCCGGCTCGATCTCGTGCGCGAAGTTGCGGATGTACCGCTTGGTGCGAGCGATGTGCCGACCCGCCCTGATGATGCGCGGCAAATCCTCACGGTCGTCGATCCAGTGCGAGTCCACCGGTGAGCCGGCGTCACGCAGCAGCAGAGCTCCCGCTTCTCGGTCGGCGAGTGCGTGCTGTTCGGTGGTGGCCGCATCGACACCGCCATGTGCTTCAAGCCCCACGTGACAGTGCGCGTCGACCAGACCAGGCAGCACGAAACCGCTCACGCTTTGCACGTCCGCACCGGCGTCCGGCGGACTCCAGCTGATCCGGCCGTCGATCACCCACAGCTCGTCCCGCACCTCTTGCGGACCGACGAGGATCCGACCACGAACATGGAGCACCGGTGCGTCATTGGCCATGTCCGCAGCCTAACCGCGGCGGCCCGCCGGCGTCTGTCGCCGGCGGACCGCCTTCCCTCATGCCCTGTGTACGCGTCTCAGCACGCGGGGATTCCGGGGATCTGACCGTTGTTCGAACCACCACTGACGAAGATCGCGTTCACCCACACATTCGAGTTACCCGAGTCGTCATCAGTCTTCAGCCACCAATCGTTCTGGTACCCCGACGCATTCAGCTCCGCACCCTGGGTCTGGCAATAGAAATAGTTCGAACCCGCGTTGAGCACCCCGACCGTCCGCATCGACGTCGGCGAGCTGTACGACGACGCGCTCTGCCACACGTTCTTGTAAATCTTCGCCGTCGGCGAGCCTCCACCGCCGGTGCAGGTCGGCACCCCCGGAATGCTGCCGTTGTTCGACCCCGTCGATACGTAGATCGCATTCACCCACACGCCCGAGTTGCCCGAATCGTCATCGGTCTTCAACCACCAGTCGTTGTTGTACCCCTGAGCGGCAACCTCCTGACCCTTGGTCTGGCAGTAAAAATAGTTCTGCCCGGAATCCAACGTGCCCGCCCGACTCGCCAACGACGTCGACCGGTATGACGGAGCATTCATCCACACGTTCTCGTAATACTTCCCACCACCCGAGGGAGGCGGCGTCGGGGTGGGCGGGGGCGGTGTGCCGCCGTTGCCGGTGTAGCGGAAGACCCCGATGACCGAATCGGTTTCGCTCGACAGGCTCGCGACGTTCAGTCCCTCGAGGTCGCCCTCCGCCTGCACGACCAAGCCGTCGCCGAGATAGATGACGGTGTGCCCGTTGTAAACCACGACGTCGCCGGGCTCGGTCGGGGTGTCGCTGCTGAGCTGGGTGAAATTGTGCGAGGTGAGTTCTTGCTGCATGTGCGACGTTCCGTAAGGCCCGTAGTCGACCCCCGTCGCTTCGTACCACGCATACCGCACCAGACCGGAGCAGTCGAGCCCGATCTTGTGGGTGTCGTTGAAGTACTGGCCGTCCTCGTCGTACACCGCGCCGTAGGACGGACCCGGCGTGGCCGCGTGGCCGCCGTCCCACGAATACTTCACCCCCGCGTTCACCTCGGCGCAGGCGGCAGCGATGGCGCGATTCGCGGCGGCGCTGGTCGCGCCATACGCGTGGCAGTTCGACGCCGCATGCGCCGCATCCCCCTGGGTCACAGCAAATCCACCCATCACGGCAGCGGACCCGCACACACTCGCCGCGATCATTCCGGTCAATTTCTTCATGACGTGCTCCCTGGATCAACCTCGTGCGCAGATCCATTTCGCCTGCGCTGTGTCAATCCGACTCAGGAACGCTGTTGATCGGTTCCTCATTGCAAAACAATGCAATGGTCAAAGAATGGTAAATTCAGCAACCATTCATTCCGCACAAAAGAAGTGCGCCGAGTTGCGTCATCGCATGCACGACGGTCTGCCCACACCGGGTCGAGCTGATCAGACCGGCCTCCCGCAGCACGGCCGCATGGCGGCTGGCGCTCGGGGCCGACATGAAACACGCATCCGCGAGCTCTGAGGTGGTGCGGGGCTGCTGCGCTGCCACCAGCACCATGAGCCGGGATTCCCCGATCAGTCGGGCGACAGCGGATTCCGACGGTGCTGCTGCCTTCGAGGTCTTCACGGTTCGCATCTCCCTGTCACGTCGTGTCGTTGTCCCGGAAATCCGACGACGACGCCCCTCCAACGGTTCCGGCACCATGCGGATCGGCCCGCGACGCGAGCGCGCGCCACGGGCCGATCCGGTGTTTTCTGCACTCAGCAGGCCGGGATTCCCGGGATCTGACCGTTGTTCGAACCACCACTGACGAAGATCGCGTTCACCCAGACACCGGAGTTACCCGAGTCGTCATCGGTCTTCAGCCACCAGTTGTTCTGGTACCCCGACGCATTCAGCTCCGAACCCTTGGTCTGGCAGTAGAAGTAGTTCGAGCCGGCGTGCAGCACGCCGATCGTCTTCATCGAGGTCGGCGAGGTGTATGACGACGCCGACTGCCACACGCTCTTGTAAATCTTGGCCGTCGGTGAGGTGTGCCCACCACCGCCGCCCGTGCTTCCGGCACATTGCGGCACCCCCGGAATACTGCCGTCATTCGTACCTGAGGACACGTAGATCGCGTTCACCCAGACACCGGAGTTACCCGAGTCGTCATCGGTCTTCAGCCACCAGTCGTTGTGGTAGCCCTCAGCGTTCATCTCCTGGCCCTTGGCCTGGCAGTAGAAGTAGTTGCGGCCGGCGTTCAGCGTGCCGGCGCGCGATGCGGTCGAAGCCGCCCGGTATGACGGAGCCGACTTCCACACGTTCTCGTAGTACTTGCCACCGGTCGAGGGCGGAGGCGTCGGGGTGCCACCGCCACCGCCACCGCTGATCTTGTTGTAGCGGATCGGCGTGAACTCATGCGCGTAGCTGGAGTTCCACGTCCGCTGCGTCTGCGAGTGGCCGTAGTCGTACTGCTCGATGACGATCGGCTCGGTGTGCGCCTTGTCGGCCCAGCCCACGAACAACGCGATGTGGTTGTACTGAGCGTTCTGCACCAGCGCGTCGCCGGGCTGCAGATCCGACCAGGAGATCTGGTGGTCGATGCCGGCGAACTGCGACGAATGCGGGTCGAACTGCCATGTCGTCAGCGACGTGCCCAGATGCCATGCCATCGAGACCGAGCCGGAACAGTCCTGCCGGTACAACTTGCCCTCGGGGCCCGGGGCATAGTGCGTCTCGCTGTAGGGCGGCTGCGTCTTGAGCCAGTACTGCGCCCGCGAGATGACCTCACTGCGGCTGATCGTGCCGTTGACACTCGAGGCCGCCGTGCGGACGGTCGACACGTGCGTCGCATGGCTGCCCATGCCGTCGGCGAAGGCGGTGCCTGCCGGTACCGCGACCGCGCAGCCCACTGCCGCGACGGAAGCGAGTGTGATTGCTGTCCTGGTCCTCATGATCATCCTCCTGTCGGTGCCGACGGAACCGTCGGCGCTGGCAGTGGGACGCAGGCACATCTGAAACGGTGCGACCTTTGCAGAACTCTGCAATCACGGAACCTGCAGACGTCGTCGACCGTCGCCGAGGTCGTCCGCCGACGCACCCCGTGTATGACGAACGGAACCCCTCGTGCACGGACGAGGGGTTCCGCAGTCGCGGGTGCAGCTCACGACAAGACGAGCTGCGACATACGTCTGGGTCAGTCCTTGCCGGAGCCGAGGAACTTCTCAAAACCCTTGGGGAGCTTGATGTTCGACAGGTCCTGCTCCTCCTCCGGCGCGCCGAAGGCATTGCCGAGGGCCTTGTCGCGGGCTGCGGTCGCCTTGGCCGCGGCCTCCTGCTCCTGCTGGGCGCGCTTGGCGGGATTGCCGCTCTTGCCCTTCTTGGTGACCTGCTTGCGTTTGGCACCGCCGCCACCGGGCATCCCCGGCATACCGGGCATGCCGCCACCCCGTCGCAGCTGGCGCATCATCTTCTGGGCCTGGCCGAAGCGCTCGAGCAACTGGTTGACCTCGGACACCGAGACTCCCGAACCGCCGGCGATACGTGCCCGCCGTGAGCCGTTGATCTGCTTGGGGTGGGTGCGCTCGAAGGGCGTCATCGAGCGCACCATCGCCTCGACCCGGTCGAACTCCCGCTCATCAAGATTGGCCAACTGCTCCTTCATGCCCGACATGCCGGGCATCATCCCCATGAGCGACTTCAGGTTGCCCATCTTTTTGATGGCCGACATCTGCTGGAGGAAGTCGTCGAAGGTGAAATCCTCCTCGTCCATGAACTTGCGGGCCATCTCGGCAGCCTGCTTGCGATCGAAGGCCTTCTCGGCCTGCTCGATCAGGGTCAGCACGTCACCCATGTCCAGGATGCGCGAAGCCATCCGGTCGGGGTGGAAGACCTCGATGTCCTTGGTCTGCTCGCCGATCGAGGAGAACATGATCGGCCGGCCGGTCACCGAGGCGACCGACAAGGCGGCGCCACCGCGGGCGTCACCGTCCAGCTTCGAGAGCACGACACCGGTGAAGTCGACGCCCTTCTGGAAGGCCAGTGCGGTCTCGATCGCCGCCTGGCCGATCATCGCGTCGATGACGAAGAGCACCTCGTCGGGCTCGATCGCGGCACGTATGTCGGCGGCCTGCTGCATGAGGTTCTCATCGACGGCCAGCCGGCCGGCGGTGTCGACGATGACCACGTCGTACTGGCGCACCTTCGCCTGGCCGACCCCGGCCTGGGCCACCCACACCGGGTCGCCGTAGGACTGGGTGCCCTCGGTGGTGGCTGAGTCGTGGCCGCCGATGTTGCCGCGCTCCGGTGCGAAACACGGCACGCCCGCACGCTCGGCCACGACCTCCAACTGGGTCACGGCGTTGGGACGCTGCAGGTCAGCCGCGACCAGCACCGGGAAGTGCCCCTTGTCGCGCAGATGACGCGCCAGCTTGCCGGCGAAGGTGGTCTTACCCGAACCCTGCAGACCCGCCAGCATGATGACGGTCGGCGGACGCTTGGCCATTGCCAGCTCGCGGGTCTGACCACCGAGGATCGCGATGAGCTCCTCGTTGACGATCTTGACGACCTGTTGACCGGGGTTCAACGCAGCACTGACCTCGGCGCCGAGCGCTCGTTCGCGCACGCGGCCGGTGAACTCGCGCACCACGGGCGTTGCGACGTCGGCGTCGATCAGCGCCAGCCGGATGTCCCGGATGGTCGAGTTGATGTCGGATTCGGAGAGACGTCCCTTGCCGCGGAGGTTCTTGAAGGTCGCGGTCAGGTGGTCGGACAGGCTGTTGAACACGCGGGACAGGTTATCCCGCCGACGGGGCTGCGCCGTCACACGCGTCGATCAACGCGGCGATCACCTGCGCCACCTGCGGCGGGCTGACCGGCTGACCACCGGCCGCCGTCACATAAAAGGTGTCGAGGGACTGCCCGCCATACGTCGCGACGTGGGCCGACCGCACCGCGAGGGTGAACCGGGCGAACGTCATACCGATGTCGCGCAGCAGACCCGGACGGTCCTGTGAGCGCACCTCGATCACGGTGGCATCGCCCGACGCACCGGGCACCACCGTCGCCCGCGTGGTCAGCCCGGCATCGACCGCGCTCTCGCGGCGCTTGCGATCGAGGGCGCGCAACGGGGACCGGTCGCCCGCGGCAAGTTGCTGGATCCCGCGCACCAGGTCCGCGGTTGCCGGCAGCTCGCCCTGGGGGGATTCGACGTCCCAGGTGTTGAGGGCGACGCCGTCGACCGTGCGTACCCGTGCCGATCGCACGACCAGACCGTATGCCGACAGCAGTCCGGCCGAATCGGCGAACAGACCGAGCCGGTCCCGGTCGGCGATCTCGATGCGCGCACCGCTGGGAGTCGCCACGACCTCCACGTGCGCGGCACCGACGGCCACGTCGTGCAACGCGGCAGCGCTGAGCTGGTCGGCCGAGGTCGTCGGCTCGACACGTGGCATGCGCCGGTCCGCCAACGCCTTCGTGGCGCGCGCGGACAGGTCAGCAACGAGCCCGGCACGCCAGCTGGTCCACGCCTTGGGCCCGGCGGCGATGGCGTCGGCCTCGGTGAGAGCAGTCAGAAGTTCGAGGATGTCGGGCCGCTCCTCCACCGCTCCGACGAGGGTCTGAACGGTCTGCGGGTCCTGCGGATCGCGGCGGGTGGCGCTGTCGACGAGGGTGAGGTGCTCGCGCACGAGCAACTCGATCACATCGACGTCATCGGCTGCGAAGCCGAGCCGGCGGGTGATGTTGGCCGCGACCGGCGCCCCCTCGACCGCGTGGTCGAGCACGCCGGCGATCTTGCCGATGTCGTGCAGCAGCGCCGCGATCAGCAGCAGGTCCGCCCGCGCCACGTCGCCGCGCAGCCTGCACGCCTGCACCACCGTCTCGATGATGTGCCGGTCGACCGTGTGCCGGTGCACAGCGTTGCGCTGCGGCCTGCTGCGCACCGCACGCCACTCCGGGATCCACTGCCCGATGACGCCTGCCTGATCGAGCGCCTCCCAGACCTGCACCAGACCTGGGCCGGTCGCCAGCAGGTCGACGAAGGCATCGCGGATCTCGCCCGGCCACGGCGTCGGCAGCGGTTGCAGGTCGCTCGTGAGGTTGACGACTGTGGTCGGTGCCAGCGGCAGACCGCGCCGGGCGGCGACTCGCGCCGCGCGCAACAGCAGCAACTGGCTGCCGGTCGGGTTGAATCGCGGGCCGAGCACCACCTCGCCGTCGTGCTGATAGAGGCCGTAGCCCAGCGGCGCTAGCACCGGCCGCCGCGGCCCCACCCGCAGGGTGCGCGCCCGCTGCGACTGACTCGCCCGCCGCAGCGTGCCTTCGAGAGCGAAGCTGATGACCCGTGCCGATTCGACGACTCCGGTCAGCAGGGCGTCGGAGTCGGGCTTGCCCAGCAGCGCGGCTACCGCGTCCTGATCCTCGCGGCCCAGCCGGTCGCGGCCGCGGCCGGTGGCCACATGCAGGGCGTCGCGCACATCGAGCAGCTCGTCATACGCGACGTCGACCTGCCCGTGCGGGCGGTCGGTGAGCCACGCCGCGGTCAGCGCGCGCAGCACCGCCATGTCGCGCAGACCACCGCTGCCTTCCTTCAGGTCGGGCTCGATGGTGTCGGCCAGACTGCCGTGCCGCTCGTGCCGTTGCTGCAGGCTCTCGCCCAGTTCGGGCAGGCGCTTGCGGGCGTTGGCCCGCCAGTCGTGCGCGATGCTCTGCCGGACGCCGGCGACCAGGATCGGGTCGCCGGCGATCCACTCCATGTCCAGCAACCCGACCGCAGCGGCCAGGTCGCCCGACGCCACCGCACGGCACTCGCCGAGAGTGCGAACGCTGTGGTCGAGGCGCACCCCGGTGTCCCAGATGGGGTACCAGATGCGGTCGGCCAGTGCGGTCACATCGGCGGTGTTCAGCGTCCGGCCGTCGTGCACCAGCACGAGGTCGTAATCCGACAACGGCCCGCTGTCACCACGGGCCAGGCTGCCGACGGCCGCCAGCGCGACACCGGTCTGCTCCCGGCCCGCGTCCGGCACGGCCGCATCCCACAGGTCTCCCAGGAGGCTGCGGCCGTATGCCGTGACGCGTTGCCGGCGTGCAGTCCCCGCGCCCGGCTTGGTGAAGTCACGGGTGCCGGCCAGGTCGAGCCGCTTGCTGTCCACCGAGGTGGAACGCATCGCGTTCACAACGCAGTCGCGCCCTTTTCGCCGGTGCGGACCCGGACGACGTCCTCAACCGGCACCGTCCAGACCTTGCCGTCGCCGATGCGCCCGGTCTGGGCGGCTTTGACCATGACATCGACGACGCTGCCGGCGTCCATGTCCTCCACGAGCACCTCGATGCGGACCTTCGGCACGAAGTCGACGGTGTACTCCGCACCTCGGTAGACCTCGCTGTGGCCCCGCTGACGGCCGTAGCCGCTGGCTTCGCTCACCGTCATACCGGTGATGCCGTAGGACTCGAGCGCTTCCTTGACCTCGTCCAGCTTGAACGGCTTGACGATTGCGGTGACCAGCTTCATGCCTCTACCTTCTCCTGAGTCTCGTCGTGATGGCGGGCGTCCTGCTCATGCGAGGGGTGATGCCCGATGCGGCTGCCGGAGAACAGGTTGCCGAAGTCGTAACCGGTCTCGGCGTGCTCGGCCTGGTCGATGCCGGCGATCTCCTCCTCCTGCGAGATCCGGAAGCCCATCGTCTTGTGCAGTGCGTAACCAATGATGTAGGTCACCACGAACGAGAAGATCAGCACGGTGAACGCCGCCGCGGCCTGCACACCGAGCTGCAGGAATCCGCCGCCGTAGAACAGCCCGTCCCTGGTGCCCGAACCGTTCGGGCTGGACTTGGAGGCGAGCAGCCCGATGAGCAGGGTGCCGACGAGTCCGCCGACCAGGTGCACACCGACGACGTCGAGGCTGTCGTCGAAACCGAGCTTGAACTTCAGACCCACCGCCAGGGCGCAGATCGCACCGGCGGCCAGACCCACGATCAGGGCACCGATCGGGGTGACCGTGGCACAGGCCGGCGTGATCGCGACCAGACCGGCGACCACACCCGACGCCGCACCGAGGGAGGTGAAATGGCCGTCACGGAACTTCTCCACGAGCAACCAGCCGAGCATCGCGGTGCAGGTGGCGCCGAGGGTGTTGACCCAGACCCCGGCCGCCAGCGTGCCGGCGCTGAGTGCTGAACCGGCGTTGAAACCGAACCAGCCGAACCACAGCATTCCCGCGCCGATCATCACCAGCGTCAGGTTGTGCGGTCGCATCGGATCCTTGCCGAAACCGACGCGCTTGCCGATCACCAGCGCCAGCGCCAAACCAGCCGCCCCGGCGTTGATGTGGATCGCGGTGCCACCGGCGAAGTCGTAGGCGCCATGACCGTGCAGGAAGAGCCCGCCGTTGGCGATCCAGCCGCCGGCCTTGGCGGCGTAGCCGTTGAAAGCGAACACCCAGTGCGCGGCCGGGAAGTACACGACCGTCGCCCAGATGACGGTGAACACCGTCCAGGTCGTGAACTTCGCGCGGTCGGCGATGGCACCGCTGACCAGCGCCACCGCGATGATCGCGAACACCACCTGGAAGGCGACGAACGCCATACCGGGAATGCCTCCGGTGGCGGCCGATCCGCCCGCCGCGGGTACGTACCCGTAGATCGCGGTCATGACGTGGTGCAGGCCGAACTCGGAGAACGGGTTGCCGAGCAGTCCGTGGCCGAGGTCGGGGCCGAAGGCCTCGCTGTAGCCCCACAACACCCACACGGTGCCGACCGTGCCCATGCTGATGAAGCTCATCATCATCATGTTGAGCACGGACTTGGTGCGCACCATGCCGCCGTAGAAGAAGGCGAGACCCGGGGTCATGAAGAGGACCAGGGCCGCTGCGGCGATGGTCCAGGCGGTGTTTCCGCTGTCGATGAACGGCACGTCGGCCGTTGCCAGTGAGTGAAGGCTCATGGGCGAATACTGTGGTGCTGCAGCGTTTCCGGTGGATGCGTCGTCGTGTTACGTCCATGTTGCGGCGGCCGCCGAGCGGTTACGAGTTCATTTCCTGGACGGTTTCATCCCATTGTGTGAGACGCGCATACTGGAGGTATGTCGCTCACCCCGTCGCTGCCCACGCCCTTGCGTGCCGTGCACGACAAGGTGCGACACCGGGCCGCGATCGAGTTGCGGCAACGGGTCGCCGGCGACGATGCCCGTCGTCGCGCCGACGGCATCTGGGGCAAGGAGGGCGAGCGCTGGTTCACCCCGCAGGACCCGATCTGGCGGGTGCACCTGGACGCGTCGATGTTCGTCGGCGGCATCCGCGCGCTGCTGTTGCAGTCACTGCACCCGTTGGCGATGGCCGGTGTCGACGAGCACTCCACCTACCGCGACGACCCGTGGGGCCGGCTGCAGCAGACCAGCAACTTCATCTCGACGACGACCTTCGGCACGATCCCGGACGCCGAGCGTCTGCTCGCCCGGATCCGCGGTATCCACCGGCGGGTCAACGGCACCTTCGAAGGCCGGCCCTACCGCGCCGACGACCCAGTGCTGCTGCGCTGGGTGCATCTGGCGGAGGCGGACAGCTTCCTTCGCTGTTTTCAGCAGTATGGCGGTGGGCGACTCACCCCCGCCGAGGCCGACACCTATGTCGCACAGATCGGTTCGGTGTCCAGCCGTCTCGGCTTCGAGGCGGCACCGACCACGGTCGCGGAGTTGGACGAGGCCCTGTCGGCATACCGACCGCAACTGCAGAGCACCCCGGCCGCCCGGGCGGCGCTGCGGTTCATCCTGCTGGACCCGCCGCTGGCCTGGACCGCCCGCCCGGGTTACCTCAGCCTGGTCGCGGGCGCGATCGGAACTCTTCCGGCATACGCGCGCTCGATGCTCGGGATCCGGCTGCCGCCCGGTGGCACGACGACCCTGCGCGCGGTCGGCTCGGTCGGTGCCGGTGGCGTGCGGTGGATGCTGAGCGACCCACAGGTGCAGGACGACCGCCGGGTGAATCAGGCGCTGGAGACGTTCCCGCCGCAGTGACGACCAATCGCGCCGGTCAGTCCAGGACAGCGTTGACGAAGGCGTTGGCGTCGAAGGGCGCGAGGTCGTCGGCACCCTCGCCGAGCCCCACCAGCTTCACCGGCACACCGAGTTCGCGCTGCACCAGCACCACGATGCCGCCCTTGGCTGTCCCGTCGAGCTTGGTGAGGACCACGCCGGTGACGTTGACGGCCTGGGCGAAGATCTCGGCCTGACGCATGCCGTTCTGACCGGTCGTCGCGTCGAGCACCAGGAGGCACTCGTCGATCGGGCTCTGCTTCTCGATGACACGTTTGACCTTGGACAGCTCGTCCATCAGGCCGACCTTGTTGTGCAGACGGCCGGCGGTGTCGACGAGCACGACGTCCGCCTCGCCATCGATACCCTGCTTGACCGCGTCGAAGGCGACGGCCGCCGGATCCGCGCCGTCCTTGTCCGAGCGCACTGTCGGCACCCCCACGCGAGCGCCCCACGTCTCGAGCTGGTCGGCGGCGGCGGCGCGGAAGGTGTCGGCCGCACCGAGCACGACGTTCTTGTGTTCGGCCACCAGCACACGAGCCAGCTTGCCGACGGTGGTCGTCTTGCCGGTGCCGTTGACGCCGACCACCATGACCACGGCGGGCCGGTCACCGATGCGGGAGGCCGCGATGCGGCGGTCCATCGTGGGGTCGACCTGGGCCAGGAGTTCTGCGTGCAGCCAGGATTCCAATTGCTCCGCCGACGGCGATCCGTCGACCTGCACACGACGCTTCAGCCCGTCCACGATCTCGGTGGTCGCTGCGACGCCAAGGTCGGCACCGAGCAGGGTGTCCTCGACTTCTTCCCAGACCGCGTCGTCGAGCTTGTCGCCGGACAGCACCGACAGCAGGCCCCTGCCCATGGCGTTGTTGGAGCCGGCAAGGCGCGAACGCAGCCGCGTCATACGTCCGCGGGCGGATTCGGGCTGCTCGATGTCCGGTGCTTCGGCGACCGCCTCGTCCGCCGGTCGCGCTTCGTCGCTCGTCAGCTCCGATGCCGGGGTCGCCTGGTCGGCAGGTGCGTCGGTGGGCGCGGGTGCCGAGGATTCGGCCACGGGTGCGTCCTGCGCCGGCGACGGCCGGCTGGGCTCGGCACCCTTGCTGGTGTCGATCGTGGCGGTGCTGCCCGCTTGGTAGGTGTTCGCCCCGCGTGTCTTGGCCTCACGCGCCGACGGAGCGGCGACGGGCGGAGCAGCCTTCTTGCGGCCGAGGCCGCCGCGCAGCAGGCCGAGCAGGAGCAATCCGCCCCCGACGACGACGAGAACAATCAGAGTCACGATTTCCCAGAGCACGTCGCTCATCATCGCAAACGTTCAGCCGAGCAGGCGCGTCCGCTCCACGTGCCGCGGACGTAGTGGGCCGGTGGGCCCGGTGTCAGCCGGCGGCGCGGTGCTCCTGCGCAGAGCGGGAGTCGCGGGGCTCCTGCGTCGTGGTCGGCGCTGCTGCCGGCGAGGCGACGCGCGCGCCGGTCGAAGCAGTGGGCTCGGCAGCAGTGGTCGCCGTCTCGGCCTCGTCCTCGCGGCGCTTCTTGGTGACGACCGCGGTGGCTTTCGTGGCGCCCTTGGCGACCTTCTCGGTGCCGGAGGCCACCGTGGACACGACGCGTTCGCCTCGGTCGGTCAGCACCTCACGACCCTCGCGGCGGGCGGGCACTGCGACGAGTCCGACCACAGCGGACGCTAGACCGACACAGATGACCAACGCGAGAATCAACCACAACATGGTGTCAATTGTGGACTGCCGCGGTGCGTTTCCCCAAAGCGAAACCCGGGTGCGCGCTGTGAATCTTTCGAATGTCCTCAGATGTTCACCGGCAGTGCCCGTCTGCGTCTGCCCCGGTGGCAGACTCCAGGT is a genomic window containing:
- a CDS encoding [protein-PII] uridylyltransferase, encoding MRSTSVDSKRLDLAGTRDFTKPGAGTARRQRVTAYGRSLLGDLWDAAVPDAGREQTGVALAAVGSLARGDSGPLSDYDLVLVHDGRTLNTADVTALADRIWYPIWDTGVRLDHSVRTLGECRAVASGDLAAAVGLLDMEWIAGDPILVAGVRQSIAHDWRANARKRLPELGESLQQRHERHGSLADTIEPDLKEGSGGLRDMAVLRALTAAWLTDRPHGQVDVAYDELLDVRDALHVATGRGRDRLGREDQDAVAALLGKPDSDALLTGVVESARVISFALEGTLRRASQSQRARTLRVGPRRPVLAPLGYGLYQHDGEVVLGPRFNPTGSQLLLLRAARVAARRGLPLAPTTVVNLTSDLQPLPTPWPGEIRDAFVDLLATGPGLVQVWEALDQAGVIGQWIPEWRAVRSRPQRNAVHRHTVDRHIIETVVQACRLRGDVARADLLLIAALLHDIGKIAGVLDHAVEGAPVAANITRRLGFAADDVDVIELLVREHLTLVDSATRRDPQDPQTVQTLVGAVEERPDILELLTALTEADAIAAGPKAWTSWRAGLVADLSARATKALADRRMPRVEPTTSADQLSAAALHDVAVGAAHVEVVATPSGARIEIADRDRLGLFADSAGLLSAYGLVVRSARVRTVDGVALNTWDVESPQGELPATADLVRGIQQLAAGDRSPLRALDRKRRESAVDAGLTTRATVVPGASGDATVIEVRSQDRPGLLRDIGMTFARFTLAVRSAHVATYGGQSLDTFYVTAAGGQPVSPPQVAQVIAALIDACDGAAPSAG
- the ffh gene encoding signal recognition particle protein, coding for MFNSLSDHLTATFKNLRGKGRLSESDINSTIRDIRLALIDADVATPVVREFTGRVRERALGAEVSAALNPGQQVVKIVNEELIAILGGQTRELAMAKRPPTVIMLAGLQGSGKTTFAGKLARHLRDKGHFPVLVAADLQRPNAVTQLEVVAERAGVPCFAPERGNIGGHDSATTEGTQSYGDPVWVAQAGVGQAKVRQYDVVIVDTAGRLAVDENLMQQAADIRAAIEPDEVLFVIDAMIGQAAIETALAFQKGVDFTGVVLSKLDGDARGGAALSVASVTGRPIMFSSIGEQTKDIEVFHPDRMASRILDMGDVLTLIEQAEKAFDRKQAAEMARKFMDEEDFTFDDFLQQMSAIKKMGNLKSLMGMMPGMSGMKEQLANLDEREFDRVEAMVRSMTPFERTHPKQINGSRRARIAGGSGVSVSEVNQLLERFGQAQKMMRQLRRGGGMPGMPGMPGGGGAKRKQVTKKGKSGNPAKRAQQEQEAAAKATAARDKALGNAFGAPEEEQDLSNIKLPKGFEKFLGSGKD
- a CDS encoding NlpC/P60 family protein, giving the protein MKKLTGMIAASVCGSAAVMGGFAVTQGDAAHAASNCHAYGATSAAANRAIAAACAEVNAGVKYSWDGGHAATPGPSYGAVYDEDGQYFNDTHKIGLDCSGLVRYAWYEATGVDYGPYGTSHMQQELTSHNFTQLSSDTPTEPGDVVVYNGHTVIYLGDGLVVQAEGDLEGLNVASLSSETDSVIGVFRYTGNGGTPPPPTPTPPPSGGGKYYENVWMNAPSYRSTSLASRAGTLDSGQNYFYCQTKGQEVAAQGYNNDWWLKTDDDSGNSGVWVNAIYVSTGSNNGSIPGVPTCTGGGGSPTAKIYKNVWQSASSYSSPTSMRTVGVLNAGSNYFYCQTQGAELNASGYQNDWWLKTDDDSGNSNVWVNAIFVSGGSNNGQIPGIPAC
- a CDS encoding amidohydrolase family protein → MANDAPVLHVRGRILVGPQEVRDELWVIDGRISWSPPDAGADVQSVSGFVLPGLVDAHCHVGLEAHGGVDAATTEQHALADREAGALLLRDAGSPVDSHWIDDREDLPRIIRAGRHIARTKRYIRNFAHEIEPEDLVAYVRQEARRGDGWVKLVGDWIDRDRGDLAPCWPREALTAAIATAHEEGARVTAHCFGEESLLDFAAAGTDCIEHAPGLQEDSIDLFARQGISIVPTLVNIENFPKFADAGEAKFPAYAAHMRDLYERRYATIAAAHEAGVPIWVGTDAGGQLPHGLAAAEVEELTRAGMTNLEALDAATWGARQWLGRPGIAEGESADFVVYESDPREDVRVLAAPSRIVLRGKVVR
- a CDS encoding P-II family nitrogen regulator, producing MKLVTAIVKPFKLDEVKEALESYGITGMTVSEASGYGRQRGHSEVYRGAEYTVDFVPKVRIEVLVEDMDAGSVVDVMVKAAQTGRIGDGKVWTVPVEDVVRVRTGEKGATAL
- a CDS encoding ArsR/SmtB family transcription factor, which codes for MKTSKAAAPSESAVARLIGESRLMVLVAAQQPRTTSELADACFMSAPSASRHAAVLREAGLISSTRCGQTVVHAMTQLGALLLCGMNGC